AAGTTATATCGATTTGTTAACAACGCGAGCCTTTTATCAAATGTTTTTTAATGTTTTGCTACTATTTCCTTTGGGTGTTTTTTTGAGATACTTCTTTAAGAGTAAAGCTAAATGGTTATATGCTACTCTTATTGGATTTGGTGTTTCGCTGTTCTTTGAAATAACCCAACTAACCGCATTATATGGTTTTTTTAAATGTCCTTACCGTATTTTTGATGTAGATGATTTACTGACCAATACTACTGGGACTTTACTGGGCTTTCTACTTGCTCCCATGTTTTTGGTGTTAATTCCATCAAGAGAAATTCTGAATGAGCAGAGTCACTTCTTTAATAATCAAAGAAGAGCAACTTTTGGTTCTCAACTTATTGAGGTTCTTCTAAATATTATTTTTACCAGAGTGATTACAAGTTTTATTTTTGGGTTGCTAAAAAGACCAGGAATATTTGTTGAAGAGATTATTTTTGCCATCGTTTTCTTTGTACTTATGGTAGTTATTCCTGTAATATGGAAAGGAAATACAATTGGTTCTGCAATTGTTCGTATGAAATTACTTCCGGAAAAGGGGAATTGGTTAGGAAGTTTCAGCCGACGTTACTTCATTGTCTATATACCTATGTTGTGTTCAACATTATCGAAAATATTTTCTAATAATATAGGTGAAGATCTTCTAGGGCCTGTCTTCAAACCTAAGCCAACCAAACCATAATGGAAGCCAGTGTNNNNNNNNNNNNNNNNNNNNNNNNNNNNNNNNNNNNNNNNNNNNNNNNNNNNNNNNNNNNNNNNNNNNNNNNNNNNNNNNNNNNNNNNNNNNNNNNNNNN
Above is a window of Paenibacillus uliginis N3/975 DNA encoding:
- a CDS encoding VanZ family protein gives rise to the protein MQVYVMPIFVALSVCFLLAAVLTFPWTVYQYRKHGYFSFWKTLLILSFIFYGLSAFFLVIFPIPSVRNNCVSIDSGANFIQSRPFQFIRDITRETGFHWSVPSSYIDLLTTRAFYQMFFNVLLLFPLGVFLRYFFKSKAKWLYATLIGFGVSLFFEITQLTALYGFFKCPYRIFDVDDLLTNTTGTLLGFLLAPMFLVLIPSREILNEQSHFFNNQRRATFGSQLIEVLLNIIFTRVITSFIFGLLKRPGIFVEEIIFAIVFFVLMVVIPVIWKGNTIGSAIVRMKLLPEKGNWLGSFSRRYFIVYIPMLCSTLSKIFSNNIGEDLLGPVFKPKPTKP